The Thunnus thynnus chromosome 2, fThuThy2.1, whole genome shotgun sequence genome includes a region encoding these proteins:
- the atxn2 gene encoding ataxin-2 isoform X4, with the protein MSMKAGGNRSKPGGGNTAGAAASGAGGSGGGRQNLGRGRHSGKGPAAVIFNGVYANMRMVHVLTSVVGTKCELKVKNGAVYEGVFKTYGPECDLVLDAAHRKSPEPSIGPRKEDIVESIIFKASDVVVVTFKDVDLNFARKDNFTDAAVSGRINGEHKEKDLEPWDGGETHNSDSLESLDTDVSNGWDPNDMFKYNEEKYGVLSTYDSSLSTYTVPLERDNSEEFLKREARAAQLAEEIEASATYKARVALENDERSEEEKYTAVVRGERETHTLSRENKYIPPGQRNREAMSWGPGRQNSPRLAQSSAGPSTPRPGPHDYSPSSGADQRVVNGGSSHWPSPCPSPSSRPPSRYQSGPSSLPPRATTPTRPPSRPPSRPSRPPSHSSHPSYPSSSSSFSHHGPTSPASTLPKRMSSEGPPRMSPKSQRTPRAHRVPPCRTTGVPPGVDLISHNAPGEVPVTPPTRSSSSGGTWSSVVSGAHRPRSPRQNSMGGASPASSSLPSPQTGTAPVETVATPTSAPSPTAASPAPNMVTSPSGDAKECRVQETRQTSPTANKENIKPLDSSPSITRPVCKGPPSMAPDHRKQIDNLKKFSVDFRLQSSSNSEPAFDQMMTKPPRDTADKPKDLPLDKASTGGREGNEEGVVVIAAGTPGGAPAPSTAATNTSKPGSPAALSPSPSAPDQKRAGLDVTSQGVQTTATSTFSGPKHEEKEEKKEAVQDQVRKSTLNPNANEFKPRFNTQPKPANTPTPPRPQGQPSPSIVVQQPPAVYGQTVCFPQMYPLTPVSPGVQKSIIWKSPAMYQVQMPHMTVSQSKPYRPGKVPNMPQQRSDQHHPPGTPTMMHPATAAGPPIVAQSPAYSAQYFTCSPQQFTSQPLVQQMPHYQSQARLTSAQHVFSPVMQGSARMMAPHTHGQPSLVSSSTTQYPEQTHTMYVSPGPMPQQYPHPSATLHPHPQHPQPSATPTGQGQQGGPPQHGGPPSHPAASPVQHPQHQQAAAAAAAAQALHLANPPQQQMYSALAPTPPSMTPGPNPQSPQASFPSAQQTVYIHPQQVQHGYNPNHMAHVQQHMQSGIVPSHHPAPTHPPMMLMATQGPPGGPQPPMPQTALNHIPVSSTTHFSYLAHPQVQPHHQQQL; encoded by the exons ATGTCAATGAAGGCCGGTGGAAATCGCAGCAAGCCCGGCGGTGGCAACACCGCTGGTGCCGCCGCCTCCGGTGCCGGAGGAAGCGGCGGGGGAAGACAGAATCTGGGCAG ggGAAGACACAGTGGTAAAGGTCCCGCAGCA GTCATATTCAATGGCGTATATGCAAATATGAGGATGGTCCATGTCTTGACTTCAGTGGTG GGGACCAAGTGTGAGCTGAAAGTGAAAAACGGAGCAGTCTATGAAGGAGTCTTTAAGACATACGGTCCAGAG TGTGACCTGGTGTTGGATGCAGCCCACAGAAAGAGCCCAGAGCCGAGCATAGGCCCCAGGAAAGAGGATATTGTGGAGAGCATTATTTTCAAGGCCTCCGATGTAGTAGTGGTGACCTTCAAAGACGTGGACCTGAATTTTGCCAGGAAAG ACAACTTCACAGATGCAGCAGTGAGTGGTAGGATCAATGGCGAGCACAAAGAGAAAGATCTGGAGCCCTGGGATGGAGGAGAGACCCACAACTCTGACAGCCTCGAGTCTCTGGATACAGATGTG TCAAATGGGTGGGACCCCAATGACATGTTCAAGTACAATGAGGAGAAGTATGGAGTCTTGTCTACATATGACAGCAGCCTGTCCACATATAC GGTCCCCTTGGAGCGGGACAACTCAGAAGAGTTCCTCAAGAGGGAAGCACGTGCCGCCCAGCTGGCAGAGGAGATTGAGGCCAGCGCCACATACAAGGCCCGTGTGGCCCTGGAGAACGATGAACGCTCTGAGGAGGAGAAATATACTGCTGTGGTGCGAGGGGAAAGGGAGACTCACACACTAAGCAG GGAGAACAAGTACATTCCCCCAGGTCAGAGGAACAGAGAGGCGATGTCATGGGGGCCTGGACGTCAGAATTCACCCCGTCTGGCTCAGAGCTCAGCCGGACCCTCAACTCCTCGACCTGGACCTCACGACTACAGTCCCAGCTCCGGGGCCGACCAGAGGGTGGTCAACGGAG GTTCATCCCATTGGCCCTCACCCTGTCCGTCTCCTTCCTCCCGTCCCCCCTCTCGTTACCAGTCTGGCCCCTCCTCCCTGCCTCCTCGGGCGACCACGCCCACCAGGCCACCCTCCAGACCCCCCTCTCGACCTTCCAGGCCTCCCTCTCATTCATCCCACCCCTCCtatccctcctcctcatcttcctttTCCCACCACGGGCCCACGTCGCCAGCCTCCACTCTGCCCAAACGCATGTCTTCAGAAG GTCCACCGAGGATGTCTCCAAAATCCCAGCGGACGCCTCGTGCTCACAGAGTGCCACCCTGCCGGACCACTGGAGTCCCTCCAGGAGTGGACCTAATTTCCCACAATGCCCCTGGAGAGGTCCCAGTGACTCCACCAACCAGAAGCAGCTCCTCTGGAGGGACCTGGTCCTCTGTGGTCAGCGGAG CTCACAGACCTCGCTCCCCTCGGCAGAATAGCATGGGCGGAGCCTCCCCtgcttcttcctccctcccatCACCCCAGACAGGAACAGCTCCTGTGGAAACTGTTGCCACACCGACATCAGCTCCCTCTCCTACTGCTGCTAGCCCCGCCCCCAACATGGTCACCTCTCCATCAGGAGATG CAAAAGAGTGTCGCGTCCAGGAGACAAGACAAACATCCCCCACGGCCAACAAGGAGAACATCAAGCCCTTGGATAGCTCACCTAGTATCACCAGACCAGTCTGTAAAG GACCTCCTTCTATGGCACCAgaccacagaaaacaaatagaTAATTTAAAGAAATTTAGTGTAGATTTTAGG TTGCAGTCTAGTTCAAACTCAGAGCCTGCCTTCGACCAGATGATGACCAAGCCTCCCAGAGATACAGCAGACAAGCCTAAAGACCTTCCTCTTGACAAAGCCTCCACAGGAGGGCGGGAGGGCAATGAAGAAGGTGTTGTAGTGATTGCTGCTGGCACCCCCGGAGGCGCCCCTGCTCCATCCACCGCTGCCACAAACACCAGTAAGCCTGGCAGCCCCGCTGCACTGTCCCCATCCCCATCAGCCCCGGACCAGAAGAGGGCGGGGCtggatgtgacatcacagggAGTTCAGACAACAGCGACGTCCACTTTCAGTGGGCCCAAGcatgaagagaaggaggagaagaaggaggcgGTACAAGA TCAAGTGAGAAAATCAACCCTGAACCCAAACGCCAATGAGTTCAAGCCCAGGTTCAATACGCAG CCCAAACCAGCAAACACCCCCACACCCCCTCGACCCCAGGGCCAGCCCAGCCCCTCCATCGTGGTTCAGCAGCCCCCGGCTGTCTACGGACAGACAGTCTGCTTCCCCCAGATGTATCCTCTCACACCAGTCAGCCCTGGAGtgcag AAAAGCATAATATGGAAG tCTCCAGCTATGTACCAGGTTCAGATGCCTCATATGACAGTCAGCCAATCTAAACCATACAGACCAGGTAAAG TACCTAACATGCCCCAGCAGAGGTCAGACCAGCACCACCCACCAGGCACGCCCACCATGATGCACCCAGCGACGGCAGCAGGACCACCTATTGTAGCACAGAGCCCCGCTTACTCTGCCCAGTACTTCACCTGCAGCCCGCAGCAGTTCACCAGTCAGCCGCTGGTCCAGCAGATGCCACACTACCAATCACAGGCAAGACTCACCTCT GCGCAGCATGTGTTCAGTCCAGTTATGCAGGGCAGTGCCAGAATGAtggcaccacacacacacgggcagCCCAGCCTCGTCTCTTCCTCAACTACACAGTACCCAGAGCAGACACACACCATGTATG TGTCTCCAGGGCCAATGCCCCAGCAGTACCCCCATCCCAGCGCCACCTTGCACCCTCACCCGCAGCATCCCCAGCCCTCTGCTACGCCTACGGGCCAAGGCCAGCAAGGTGGTCCTCCGCAGCATGGAGGTCCCCCTAGCCACCCAGCTGCCAGCCCAGTCCAGCACCCGCAGCACCAGCAGGCGGCAGCAG CGGCGGCAGCAGCCCAGGCCCTCCACCTGGCCAACCCGCCACAGCAGCAGATGTATTCAGCTTTGGCGCCCACGCCCCCCTCCATGACCCCGGGGCCAAATCCTCAGTCTCCCCAGGCATCGTTCCCCTCTGCCCAGCAGACTGTCTATATCCACCCACAGCAGGTGCAGCACGGCTACAACCCCAACCACATGGCACATGTGCAGCAG CATATGCAGTCTGGTATAGTGCCCTCTCACCACCCggcacccacccaccccccgaTGATGCTGATGGCTACCCAAGGTCCTCCAGGGGGTCCGCAGCCTCCGATGCCCCAGACTGCCCTCAACCACATCCCTGTTTCCTCCACCACACATTTCTCCTACCTGGCACATCCACAAG TGCAACCtcatcaccagcagcagctgtag
- the atxn2 gene encoding ataxin-2 isoform X8, producing MSMKAGGNRSKPGGGNTAGAAASGAGGSGGGRQNLGRGRHSGKGPAAVIFNGVYANMRMVHVLTSVVGTKCELKVKNGAVYEGVFKTYGPECDLVLDAAHRKSPEPSIGPRKEDIVESIIFKASDVVVVTFKDVDLNFARKDNFTDAAVSGRINGEHKEKDLEPWDGGETHNSDSLESLDTDVSNGWDPNDMFKYNEEKYGVLSTYDSSLSTYTVPLERDNSEEFLKREARAAQLAEEIEASATYKARVALENDERSEEEKYTAVVRGERETHTLSRENKYIPPGQRNREAMSWGPGRQNSPRLAQSSAGPSTPRPGPHDYSPSSGADQRVVNGGSSHWPSPCPSPSSRPPSRYQSGPSSLPPRATTPTRPPSRPPSRPSRPPSHSSHPSYPSSSSSFSHHGPTSPASTLPKRMSSEGPPRMSPKSQRTPRAHRVPPCRTTGVPPGVDLISHNAPGEVPVTPPTRSSSSGGTWSSVVSGAHRPRSPRQNSMGGASPASSSLPSPQTGTAPVETVATPTSAPSPTAASPAPNMVTSPSGDAKECRVQETRQTSPTANKENIKPLDSSPSITRPVCKGPPSMAPDHRKQIDNLKKFSVDFRLQSSSNSEPAFDQMMTKPPRDTADKPKDLPLDKASTGGREGNEEGVVVIAAGTPGGAPAPSTAATNTSKPGSPAALSPSPSAPDQKRAGLDVTSQGVQTTATSTFSGPKHEEKEEKKEAVQDQVRKSTLNPNANEFKPRFNTQPKPANTPTPPRPQGQPSPSIVVQQPPAVYGQTVCFPQMYPLTPVSPGVQSPAMYQVQMPHMTVSQSKPYRPGKVPNMPQQRSDQHHPPGTPTMMHPATAAGPPIVAQSPAYSAQYFTCSPQQFTSQPLVQQMPHYQSQAQHVFSPVMQGSARMMAPHTHGQPSLVSSSTTQYPEQTHTMYVSPGPMPQQYPHPSATLHPHPQHPQPSATPTGQGQQGGPPQHGGPPSHPAASPVQHPQHQQAAAAAAAAQALHLANPPQQQMYSALAPTPPSMTPGPNPQSPQASFPSAQQTVYIHPQQVQHGYNPNHMAHVQQHMQSGIVPSHHPAPTHPPMMLMATQGPPGGPQPPMPQTALNHIPVSSTTHFSYLAHPQVQPHHQQQL from the exons ATGTCAATGAAGGCCGGTGGAAATCGCAGCAAGCCCGGCGGTGGCAACACCGCTGGTGCCGCCGCCTCCGGTGCCGGAGGAAGCGGCGGGGGAAGACAGAATCTGGGCAG ggGAAGACACAGTGGTAAAGGTCCCGCAGCA GTCATATTCAATGGCGTATATGCAAATATGAGGATGGTCCATGTCTTGACTTCAGTGGTG GGGACCAAGTGTGAGCTGAAAGTGAAAAACGGAGCAGTCTATGAAGGAGTCTTTAAGACATACGGTCCAGAG TGTGACCTGGTGTTGGATGCAGCCCACAGAAAGAGCCCAGAGCCGAGCATAGGCCCCAGGAAAGAGGATATTGTGGAGAGCATTATTTTCAAGGCCTCCGATGTAGTAGTGGTGACCTTCAAAGACGTGGACCTGAATTTTGCCAGGAAAG ACAACTTCACAGATGCAGCAGTGAGTGGTAGGATCAATGGCGAGCACAAAGAGAAAGATCTGGAGCCCTGGGATGGAGGAGAGACCCACAACTCTGACAGCCTCGAGTCTCTGGATACAGATGTG TCAAATGGGTGGGACCCCAATGACATGTTCAAGTACAATGAGGAGAAGTATGGAGTCTTGTCTACATATGACAGCAGCCTGTCCACATATAC GGTCCCCTTGGAGCGGGACAACTCAGAAGAGTTCCTCAAGAGGGAAGCACGTGCCGCCCAGCTGGCAGAGGAGATTGAGGCCAGCGCCACATACAAGGCCCGTGTGGCCCTGGAGAACGATGAACGCTCTGAGGAGGAGAAATATACTGCTGTGGTGCGAGGGGAAAGGGAGACTCACACACTAAGCAG GGAGAACAAGTACATTCCCCCAGGTCAGAGGAACAGAGAGGCGATGTCATGGGGGCCTGGACGTCAGAATTCACCCCGTCTGGCTCAGAGCTCAGCCGGACCCTCAACTCCTCGACCTGGACCTCACGACTACAGTCCCAGCTCCGGGGCCGACCAGAGGGTGGTCAACGGAG GTTCATCCCATTGGCCCTCACCCTGTCCGTCTCCTTCCTCCCGTCCCCCCTCTCGTTACCAGTCTGGCCCCTCCTCCCTGCCTCCTCGGGCGACCACGCCCACCAGGCCACCCTCCAGACCCCCCTCTCGACCTTCCAGGCCTCCCTCTCATTCATCCCACCCCTCCtatccctcctcctcatcttcctttTCCCACCACGGGCCCACGTCGCCAGCCTCCACTCTGCCCAAACGCATGTCTTCAGAAG GTCCACCGAGGATGTCTCCAAAATCCCAGCGGACGCCTCGTGCTCACAGAGTGCCACCCTGCCGGACCACTGGAGTCCCTCCAGGAGTGGACCTAATTTCCCACAATGCCCCTGGAGAGGTCCCAGTGACTCCACCAACCAGAAGCAGCTCCTCTGGAGGGACCTGGTCCTCTGTGGTCAGCGGAG CTCACAGACCTCGCTCCCCTCGGCAGAATAGCATGGGCGGAGCCTCCCCtgcttcttcctccctcccatCACCCCAGACAGGAACAGCTCCTGTGGAAACTGTTGCCACACCGACATCAGCTCCCTCTCCTACTGCTGCTAGCCCCGCCCCCAACATGGTCACCTCTCCATCAGGAGATG CAAAAGAGTGTCGCGTCCAGGAGACAAGACAAACATCCCCCACGGCCAACAAGGAGAACATCAAGCCCTTGGATAGCTCACCTAGTATCACCAGACCAGTCTGTAAAG GACCTCCTTCTATGGCACCAgaccacagaaaacaaatagaTAATTTAAAGAAATTTAGTGTAGATTTTAGG TTGCAGTCTAGTTCAAACTCAGAGCCTGCCTTCGACCAGATGATGACCAAGCCTCCCAGAGATACAGCAGACAAGCCTAAAGACCTTCCTCTTGACAAAGCCTCCACAGGAGGGCGGGAGGGCAATGAAGAAGGTGTTGTAGTGATTGCTGCTGGCACCCCCGGAGGCGCCCCTGCTCCATCCACCGCTGCCACAAACACCAGTAAGCCTGGCAGCCCCGCTGCACTGTCCCCATCCCCATCAGCCCCGGACCAGAAGAGGGCGGGGCtggatgtgacatcacagggAGTTCAGACAACAGCGACGTCCACTTTCAGTGGGCCCAAGcatgaagagaaggaggagaagaaggaggcgGTACAAGA TCAAGTGAGAAAATCAACCCTGAACCCAAACGCCAATGAGTTCAAGCCCAGGTTCAATACGCAG CCCAAACCAGCAAACACCCCCACACCCCCTCGACCCCAGGGCCAGCCCAGCCCCTCCATCGTGGTTCAGCAGCCCCCGGCTGTCTACGGACAGACAGTCTGCTTCCCCCAGATGTATCCTCTCACACCAGTCAGCCCTGGAGtgcag tCTCCAGCTATGTACCAGGTTCAGATGCCTCATATGACAGTCAGCCAATCTAAACCATACAGACCAGGTAAAG TACCTAACATGCCCCAGCAGAGGTCAGACCAGCACCACCCACCAGGCACGCCCACCATGATGCACCCAGCGACGGCAGCAGGACCACCTATTGTAGCACAGAGCCCCGCTTACTCTGCCCAGTACTTCACCTGCAGCCCGCAGCAGTTCACCAGTCAGCCGCTGGTCCAGCAGATGCCACACTACCAATCACAG GCGCAGCATGTGTTCAGTCCAGTTATGCAGGGCAGTGCCAGAATGAtggcaccacacacacacgggcagCCCAGCCTCGTCTCTTCCTCAACTACACAGTACCCAGAGCAGACACACACCATGTATG TGTCTCCAGGGCCAATGCCCCAGCAGTACCCCCATCCCAGCGCCACCTTGCACCCTCACCCGCAGCATCCCCAGCCCTCTGCTACGCCTACGGGCCAAGGCCAGCAAGGTGGTCCTCCGCAGCATGGAGGTCCCCCTAGCCACCCAGCTGCCAGCCCAGTCCAGCACCCGCAGCACCAGCAGGCGGCAGCAG CGGCGGCAGCAGCCCAGGCCCTCCACCTGGCCAACCCGCCACAGCAGCAGATGTATTCAGCTTTGGCGCCCACGCCCCCCTCCATGACCCCGGGGCCAAATCCTCAGTCTCCCCAGGCATCGTTCCCCTCTGCCCAGCAGACTGTCTATATCCACCCACAGCAGGTGCAGCACGGCTACAACCCCAACCACATGGCACATGTGCAGCAG CATATGCAGTCTGGTATAGTGCCCTCTCACCACCCggcacccacccaccccccgaTGATGCTGATGGCTACCCAAGGTCCTCCAGGGGGTCCGCAGCCTCCGATGCCCCAGACTGCCCTCAACCACATCCCTGTTTCCTCCACCACACATTTCTCCTACCTGGCACATCCACAAG TGCAACCtcatcaccagcagcagctgtag
- the atxn2 gene encoding ataxin-2 isoform X11, with protein sequence MSMKAGGNRSKPGGGNTAGAAASGAGGSGGGRQNLGRGRHSGKGPAAVIFNGVYANMRMVHVLTSVVGTKCELKVKNGAVYEGVFKTYGPECDLVLDAAHRKSPEPSIGPRKEDIVESIIFKASDVVVVTFKDVDLNFARKDNFTDAAVSGRINGEHKEKDLEPWDGGETHNSDSLESLDTDVSNGWDPNDMFKYNEEKYGVLSTYDSSLSTYTVPLERDNSEEFLKREARAAQLAEEIEASATYKARVALENDERSEEEKYTAVVRGERETHTLSRENKYIPPGQRNREAMSWGPGRQNSPRLAQSSAGPSTPRPGPHDYSPSSGADQRVVNGGSSHWPSPCPSPSSRPPSRYQSGPSSLPPRATTPTRPPSRPPSRPSRPPSHSSHPSYPSSSSSFSHHGPTSPASTLPKRMSSEGPPRMSPKSQRTPRAHRVPPCRTTGVPPGVDLISHNAPGEVPVTPPTRSSSSGGTWSSVVSGAHRPRSPRQNSMGGASPASSSLPSPQTGTAPVETVATPTSAPSPTAASPAPNMVTSPSGDAKECRVQETRQTSPTANKENIKPLDSSPSITRPVCKGPPSMAPDHRKQIDNLKKFSVDFRLQSSSNSEPAFDQMMTKPPRDTADKPKDLPLDKASTGGREGNEEGVVVIAAGTPGGAPAPSTAATNTSKPGSPAALSPSPSAPDQKRAGLDVTSQGVQTTATSTFSGPKHEEKEEKKEAVQDQVRKSTLNPNANEFKPRFNTQPKPANTPTPPRPQGQPSPSIVVQQPPAVYGQTVCFPQMYPLTPVSPGVQKSIIWKSPAMYQVQMPHMTVSQSKPYRPVPNMPQQRSDQHHPPGTPTMMHPATAAGPPIVAQSPAYSAQYFTCSPQQFTSQPLVQQMPHYQSQAQHVFSPVMQGSARMMAPHTHGQPSLVSSSTTQYPEQTHTMYVSPGPMPQQYPHPSATLHPHPQHPQPSATPTGQGQQGGPPQHGGPPSHPAASPVQHPQHQQAAAAAAAAQALHLANPPQQQMYSALAPTPPSMTPGPNPQSPQASFPSAQQTVYIHPQQVQHGYNPNHMAHVQQHMQSGIVPSHHPAPTHPPMMLMATQGPPGGPQPPMPQTALNHIPVSSTTHFSYLAHPQVQPHHQQQL encoded by the exons ATGTCAATGAAGGCCGGTGGAAATCGCAGCAAGCCCGGCGGTGGCAACACCGCTGGTGCCGCCGCCTCCGGTGCCGGAGGAAGCGGCGGGGGAAGACAGAATCTGGGCAG ggGAAGACACAGTGGTAAAGGTCCCGCAGCA GTCATATTCAATGGCGTATATGCAAATATGAGGATGGTCCATGTCTTGACTTCAGTGGTG GGGACCAAGTGTGAGCTGAAAGTGAAAAACGGAGCAGTCTATGAAGGAGTCTTTAAGACATACGGTCCAGAG TGTGACCTGGTGTTGGATGCAGCCCACAGAAAGAGCCCAGAGCCGAGCATAGGCCCCAGGAAAGAGGATATTGTGGAGAGCATTATTTTCAAGGCCTCCGATGTAGTAGTGGTGACCTTCAAAGACGTGGACCTGAATTTTGCCAGGAAAG ACAACTTCACAGATGCAGCAGTGAGTGGTAGGATCAATGGCGAGCACAAAGAGAAAGATCTGGAGCCCTGGGATGGAGGAGAGACCCACAACTCTGACAGCCTCGAGTCTCTGGATACAGATGTG TCAAATGGGTGGGACCCCAATGACATGTTCAAGTACAATGAGGAGAAGTATGGAGTCTTGTCTACATATGACAGCAGCCTGTCCACATATAC GGTCCCCTTGGAGCGGGACAACTCAGAAGAGTTCCTCAAGAGGGAAGCACGTGCCGCCCAGCTGGCAGAGGAGATTGAGGCCAGCGCCACATACAAGGCCCGTGTGGCCCTGGAGAACGATGAACGCTCTGAGGAGGAGAAATATACTGCTGTGGTGCGAGGGGAAAGGGAGACTCACACACTAAGCAG GGAGAACAAGTACATTCCCCCAGGTCAGAGGAACAGAGAGGCGATGTCATGGGGGCCTGGACGTCAGAATTCACCCCGTCTGGCTCAGAGCTCAGCCGGACCCTCAACTCCTCGACCTGGACCTCACGACTACAGTCCCAGCTCCGGGGCCGACCAGAGGGTGGTCAACGGAG GTTCATCCCATTGGCCCTCACCCTGTCCGTCTCCTTCCTCCCGTCCCCCCTCTCGTTACCAGTCTGGCCCCTCCTCCCTGCCTCCTCGGGCGACCACGCCCACCAGGCCACCCTCCAGACCCCCCTCTCGACCTTCCAGGCCTCCCTCTCATTCATCCCACCCCTCCtatccctcctcctcatcttcctttTCCCACCACGGGCCCACGTCGCCAGCCTCCACTCTGCCCAAACGCATGTCTTCAGAAG GTCCACCGAGGATGTCTCCAAAATCCCAGCGGACGCCTCGTGCTCACAGAGTGCCACCCTGCCGGACCACTGGAGTCCCTCCAGGAGTGGACCTAATTTCCCACAATGCCCCTGGAGAGGTCCCAGTGACTCCACCAACCAGAAGCAGCTCCTCTGGAGGGACCTGGTCCTCTGTGGTCAGCGGAG CTCACAGACCTCGCTCCCCTCGGCAGAATAGCATGGGCGGAGCCTCCCCtgcttcttcctccctcccatCACCCCAGACAGGAACAGCTCCTGTGGAAACTGTTGCCACACCGACATCAGCTCCCTCTCCTACTGCTGCTAGCCCCGCCCCCAACATGGTCACCTCTCCATCAGGAGATG CAAAAGAGTGTCGCGTCCAGGAGACAAGACAAACATCCCCCACGGCCAACAAGGAGAACATCAAGCCCTTGGATAGCTCACCTAGTATCACCAGACCAGTCTGTAAAG GACCTCCTTCTATGGCACCAgaccacagaaaacaaatagaTAATTTAAAGAAATTTAGTGTAGATTTTAGG TTGCAGTCTAGTTCAAACTCAGAGCCTGCCTTCGACCAGATGATGACCAAGCCTCCCAGAGATACAGCAGACAAGCCTAAAGACCTTCCTCTTGACAAAGCCTCCACAGGAGGGCGGGAGGGCAATGAAGAAGGTGTTGTAGTGATTGCTGCTGGCACCCCCGGAGGCGCCCCTGCTCCATCCACCGCTGCCACAAACACCAGTAAGCCTGGCAGCCCCGCTGCACTGTCCCCATCCCCATCAGCCCCGGACCAGAAGAGGGCGGGGCtggatgtgacatcacagggAGTTCAGACAACAGCGACGTCCACTTTCAGTGGGCCCAAGcatgaagagaaggaggagaagaaggaggcgGTACAAGA TCAAGTGAGAAAATCAACCCTGAACCCAAACGCCAATGAGTTCAAGCCCAGGTTCAATACGCAG CCCAAACCAGCAAACACCCCCACACCCCCTCGACCCCAGGGCCAGCCCAGCCCCTCCATCGTGGTTCAGCAGCCCCCGGCTGTCTACGGACAGACAGTCTGCTTCCCCCAGATGTATCCTCTCACACCAGTCAGCCCTGGAGtgcag AAAAGCATAATATGGAAG tCTCCAGCTATGTACCAGGTTCAGATGCCTCATATGACAGTCAGCCAATCTAAACCATACAGACCAG TACCTAACATGCCCCAGCAGAGGTCAGACCAGCACCACCCACCAGGCACGCCCACCATGATGCACCCAGCGACGGCAGCAGGACCACCTATTGTAGCACAGAGCCCCGCTTACTCTGCCCAGTACTTCACCTGCAGCCCGCAGCAGTTCACCAGTCAGCCGCTGGTCCAGCAGATGCCACACTACCAATCACAG GCGCAGCATGTGTTCAGTCCAGTTATGCAGGGCAGTGCCAGAATGAtggcaccacacacacacgggcagCCCAGCCTCGTCTCTTCCTCAACTACACAGTACCCAGAGCAGACACACACCATGTATG TGTCTCCAGGGCCAATGCCCCAGCAGTACCCCCATCCCAGCGCCACCTTGCACCCTCACCCGCAGCATCCCCAGCCCTCTGCTACGCCTACGGGCCAAGGCCAGCAAGGTGGTCCTCCGCAGCATGGAGGTCCCCCTAGCCACCCAGCTGCCAGCCCAGTCCAGCACCCGCAGCACCAGCAGGCGGCAGCAG CGGCGGCAGCAGCCCAGGCCCTCCACCTGGCCAACCCGCCACAGCAGCAGATGTATTCAGCTTTGGCGCCCACGCCCCCCTCCATGACCCCGGGGCCAAATCCTCAGTCTCCCCAGGCATCGTTCCCCTCTGCCCAGCAGACTGTCTATATCCACCCACAGCAGGTGCAGCACGGCTACAACCCCAACCACATGGCACATGTGCAGCAG CATATGCAGTCTGGTATAGTGCCCTCTCACCACCCggcacccacccaccccccgaTGATGCTGATGGCTACCCAAGGTCCTCCAGGGGGTCCGCAGCCTCCGATGCCCCAGACTGCCCTCAACCACATCCCTGTTTCCTCCACCACACATTTCTCCTACCTGGCACATCCACAAG TGCAACCtcatcaccagcagcagctgtag